From the Mycobacterium noviomagense genome, the window TGAGCAGGGCGCGGTCGCCGCGCACCGGCGTCGCGCTGTCGATCGCCGCACTGGTGCCGATCGCCGCCGTGCTGGCATTGGCGGTACCCGGCGCTTTCGGGCCGGCCCAGGTGATGCTGGGCGCGGCCGGAGTCGCCGCGTGGTCATTGATCAGCCTGATCCTGCCCGCGCGCGAACGGGAACGGGCGGTCGGACCTTTCACCGCCACCACGGTATTGGGGATTGCGGTGCTGCTGGCCGCCGGCGCCGAATTGCTCTGGCAGCTCCCGCTGTTGAGCATCGGATGCGGATTGATCGTGGTCGCGCTGCTGGTCACCGTCGAGGCCGCTCAATTGTCGGCGTTGTGTGCGCGCTTCCCGCTGCCGGTCATCCCCGCGCCGGGGGACCCCACACCGTCGGCGCCGTCGGTGCACCTCTTGGAAGACCTGCCCCGGCGGGTGCGTATCAGCGACGCCCACCAGAGCGGCTTCATCGCCGCCGCGGTGCTGATCAGCGTGCTGGGTTCGGTAGCGATCGCGCTGCACCCGGAGGCGGTGCCGGTGTTGGGCTGGTATGTCGTCGCGGCCACCGCGGCGGCCACCGCGCTGCGCGCCCGGGTCTGGGATTCGGCCGCCTGCAAGGCGTGGCTGCTGGCCGAGCCGTATCTGGTGAGCTCGGTGCTGCTGGCGCTCTACACCGCGACCGGACGCTACGTCCCGGCATTGTCCGCGGCCGGAGTACTTGCCGCACTGGTGTTGGTGTTGGTGGTGGTTGCCCTGAATCCGCCGATCGCCTCACCGGACAGCTACTCACTGCCGCTGCGGCGGCTGGTGAGCTTTGCCGCGTCAGGTCTCGACGGCTCGCTGATTCCGGTCATGGCGTATCTGGTCGGCCTCTTCGGCTGGGTGCTCAATCGATGACACGCTTTGGATTGGCCTGTCTCACTGCGGGTTTGGCCGCGGTGATGTGGACCTGTCCGTCAGCGCTGGCGATCACGCCGCCCGTCGTCGACCCCGGCGCCAAGCCGCCGGACGGCGCGCCGGGGCCGGTGCAGCCGATCGAGCGGCGCGCCGAGTGCAGCGCCTCCGCCATCATGCCGGGCACCGACCCCGCCGTCACCACACCCAACCAGACAATGCTGAATCTCCCTGCGGCCTGGCGGCTTTCGCGGGGCGAGGGCCAAGTGGTGGCGATCATCGACACCGGGGTGCGGCCTGGGCCGCGGCTGCCCAACGTCGACCCCGGCGGAGACTATCTGGAGACAACCGACGGGCTGACCGACTGCGACGGGCACGGAACACTGGTGGCCGGCATCGTTGCCGGCCAGCCCGGCGACGACGGGTTCTCCGGTGTGGCGCCCGCTGCGCGGGTGCTGGCGCTGCGGGCCGCGTCCGGCAAGTTCATGCCGAAGATGCCGGGCGGCGACCCGACGCTGGCCCAGGCGTCGGCCGACGTGGCTGCGATGGCCCGGGCAATCGTGCATGCCGCCGACCGCGGCGCCCGGGTGATCGCGATCTCCACGGTGACCTGCCTGCCGGCCGACCGCGGCGTCGACCAGACACAGCTCGGCGCGGCGATCCGCTATGCGGCGGTGGACAAAGACGCTGTGATAGTGGCTGCGGCCGGCAACACCGGGGCGACGGGTTCGTTGGGCGGAACCACGTGCGAGTCCAACCCGCTCACTGACCTGAGCCGCCCCGACGACCCGCGCAACTGGTCCGGTGTTACGTCGGTGTCGATCCCGTCGTGGTGGCAGCCCTACGTGCTCTCGGTGGCGTCGCTGACGCCGGAGGCGCAACCGTCGAAGTTCACCATGGCGGGCCCGTGGGTCGGAATTGCCGCACCCGGCGAGAACATCGTGTCGGTGAGCAACCGCGACGACGGCGGCTTGGCGAACGCGCTGCCCAACGAGAAGCAACAGTTGATTCCGCTCAACGGCACGAGCTACGCCGCCGGCTACGTGGCGGGCGTCGCGGCGCTGGTACGCAGCAAGTACCCGCAACTGACCGCGACGCAAGTGATGCAACGCATCACCGCAACCGCGCACAAGGGGGCCAGGGCGCCCTCCAATGTCGTCGGCGCCGGCACCGTGGACCCGGTCGCCGCACTGACCTGGGAGCTGCCGGCCACCAGCGACGCGCAAGCACCGGCGGTCAAGCAGCTCTCCGCACCGCCGGAACCGGCACCCAAAGACCCCACCCCGCGGATCGTCGCCTTTGCCGGCACCGCGGTCCTCGCGCTGGCCGTCGCAGTTGTCGCCGCGATAGCCGCGCGCCGACGAAAGGAGCCCACCCCGTGAGCCTGCGCCGATCGACCGTCTGGCCGGGCACTGGACGCGTCATGCTGGTGTTGCTGGCCGTCGCGTCCGCCGCCTTGGCGTACCCGTGGCAGTCGGTGCGCGACCGTTGGGTGCTCGGCGTCGCCGCCGCGGTGGCGATCCTGGTACTGGGCCGGTGGGGTGGGGTCTACGTCACCACGATCCTGCGTCGCCGGGTGGCGATGATCAGCCGCAACAGCGGGCTGCGGCCGGACCGCGAACCGGGCATCGATGTGCGGGCCACCGCACTGCTGCACGTCAGGCCGTCGACGGAAAGCGTTGACTCGCTTCCCATTCCGCTGCTCGCCGCATACCTGGACCGCTACGGCATTCGCGCCGACACGGTGCGCATCACCAGCCGCGACACCGGAGCTGACACGGGCGTGCCGCAGCGGGACACCTGGATCGGGATGACGGTGTCGGCGGTCGACAACCTGGCGGCCCTGCAAGCCCGTTCGTCGCAGATTCCCTTGGCCGAGACCACTGAGGTCGCGGTGCGCCGGCTCGCCGACCACCTGCGCGAGCAGGGATGGACAGTCAGCACCGCCGCAGCCGACGACATTCCGCGGCTGTTCAGCCGCTCAGCGCGGGAAGGCTGGCGGGGTGTCCGCGATCGCCACACGGAATACGTTGCGGCCTATCGGGTTAACGTCGATTCGGCGCTGCCCGACATGCTGGCGGCCATCCGCTCGCACGCCACACGTGAGACCTGGACGGCGCTGGAGATCAGCGGCACCAAAGACCGGCCCACGCTGGGCGTCGCCTGCGCCTTCCGCACCGAGGGCAAGCCCAGCGGTAGCTCGCCGCTGCCGGGGCTCACAGCGCAGAACGGCAACCACTGGCCCGCGCTGATGGCGCTCGACCCGGTATCCACCAGGCGCCTCGACGGCCACACCGACGTGCCCGTCAGCCTCCTGGAAAGGCTGCGCTGGTCCAGCACGGCCGGTCCGGCGCCGTCGAGGCCGCGGCACGCAGCCGCATTTTGAACCCGAATAGGGCCGCAGTGGCGCGCTATGCCGCACGCCAGCGAATGCCGTTAGGGCTCAAGGGTGTGCGGCAAGGAACGTCTCGTTTGGCAGTCCGGCGGCCAGGTCCGCGACATCAAACGGCCGGTCAAGCCGCGCGTGAAGCTCCTTCGGGTCGACGAGGCGGCTGATCTCGGCGGTTTGGCGAGCGACTAGCCGTCCGATCCGTGGGTAGAGCCAGCGCATGAGTGCCCGTTCCACCGGGGTGCAGCGCGCTGCACAGTAGCCGACGTGGCCGATCTCGTCGGTCAGAATCTCGTTGTAGAGTTGCTCGATCCGCGCGGTCACGTCGGGTTCGTCGGCGAACAGTTCGACGCCGACGCGGCGTAATTCGTCGAACATAATGCAACCGGCCATCTCGGCGGCGCCTACGAACGCGAATCCGATTCTCTCCGGAAGGAATACAGCAGTCTTGACGAACTGGCGCATGACCAGTGGCGGCGGGACGATGTGGAACGGCAGACCAAAAATGTCGAGTACATAGGCCAATAGGCGGGTGTGGTAGTGCTCCTCGAGCTCCATGTACACCCGCTCCGGCGGCGCGTCGTCGCCGCTGTTGTTTCCGTAGGTCTCGCCCAGGCCCACCCCGAACCGTTCGGCCTGATTCAGCTTGGCGGTGGCCAAGACAAACAGCATCGGCCGGTCCAGATCCGGTTCGGGCCGGCGGCGGTGCAGGTTGCGCACGAACACATCCCGGTCAATGACACGGGCTGAGCGAACTGGTTCGGCCTCCAACGCTCCGAAGAATCGCTCCCGGCCGGTAAGGCGTCGATGCAGCAGATCGGCATCGCCGTCGCGCTGCGCCAGATAGGTGCGGTAACCCTCAATACCCAAGGCGTTCATCAGTCCTCGATTCCTTGAACAATTGTCTCGACATACCGGTCGAGCAGCGCATTGCGCTTCCGCGGTGCGGCACGACCAGTGGCCAGCAGCGCGAACAGCCCGGTAAGGAAGATGACCGCGAGTTCCGCGGCGTCCGCGTGTTGCGACACTCGCCCGGCTGCCTGCGCGTCGGCGATCGCGGCAATGAGGAACTCTGCGAGCGGATGCTCAACCAGCTCGTCCTCGACCGGCCGGGTCGCCGAAAAGTGCAGCCCCAGCATGTCTCTGAACACAACTGGGCCTAATCGCCGTTCGGCGGCGAGCACGTGCCGCACCAGCAGCGTCAGCAGCGACATCAGGTCGCCGGGTTTGGCCTTTTCGAGGCTGGCCACGATGTTGGTCTCCTCGGCCCGCTCCAACTCGACCAGCACGTGCTCTTTGGTCGGGAAGTGGAAATAAAACGTGCCACGCGACACGCCGGCCGCTGCGGCGATTGCCGCGACATCTGCGCCCGCCAACCCAGACCGGCCGATTTCGGCCACCGTGGCCTCGAACACCCGCGCCCGCGTCTGCAGCCGCTGGTTCTCACGCATGCCGCTACGCGGCGAATCAGGCTTGGTGGTCGATGTTGTTGCCGCCACGTCGGCTACGCTACAGAATCAGACTGACGGATGTCAATGACGGTCGTCAGTGGAAGGATCCTCAGTATGCGATTAGGCAAAGATGGCGAAGACGGCGGACCAGAATGCTGGGCAGCCACTCGCCGACGTCGTCGACCTCAATCCACGTTGTCCGCTTCAGCAGGTTCGCAAGAACAACGCGCGCCTCCAGTCGGGCCAGCGCGGCGCCGACGCAGAAGTGGACACCTTTGCCGAAGGCCAAATGGTTCTTGGTGGCGGGCCGATCAAGCCGGAATTCGTCCGGCCCGTCGAACTGGGCCGGGTCTCGGTTGGCGGCACCCCAGAGAAGCAACAGGTGTGCATCGGCCGGCAGCGCGAAACCGGCAAGGGTGGTGTCGCGACGGACATGCCGGTAGTGGCCGCGGAACGGCGGCTCGTAACGCAAAACCTCTTCGATGAATGGCTCTAAGAGTGCCGGCCGGTCTCGAACTTGGCGCTGGATGTCCGCGCGGCTCGCAAGGATCCAGGCCGCGCTACCGAGTAGCGAGGCGGTGGACTCGCCGCCGGCGCTGAACAGCGTGAGCATGATCCCGAGCGCGGGCAACTGCTCGAGATCTCCCGCCGCACAGCGGCTCGCAAGATCCGACAGCAGTGTCTGCGGCGGTTGCGTGGAAGCCTTCTCGAAATGTTCGACGACGTAGCCCCCGAGTTCCATTGCGGCCGCAGTCGCGGCGCCGAGCTGCTCGGCAGCGACAACCCCGTCCAGCAGGGTGGTGGTCGCATAAGCCCATTGGGTGAGTCGGTCGACATCCTCGGCGGGAACTCCGATCAACC encodes:
- the eccE gene encoding type VII secretion protein EccE, which codes for MLVLLAVASAALAYPWQSVRDRWVLGVAAAVAILVLGRWGGVYVTTILRRRVAMISRNSGLRPDREPGIDVRATALLHVRPSTESVDSLPIPLLAAYLDRYGIRADTVRITSRDTGADTGVPQRDTWIGMTVSAVDNLAALQARSSQIPLAETTEVAVRRLADHLREQGWTVSTAAADDIPRLFSRSAREGWRGVRDRHTEYVAAYRVNVDSALPDMLAAIRSHATRETWTALEISGTKDRPTLGVACAFRTEGKPSGSSPLPGLTAQNGNHWPALMALDPVSTRRLDGHTDVPVSLLERLRWSSTAGPAPSRPRHAAAF
- the mycP gene encoding type VII secretion-associated serine protease mycosin; protein product: MTRFGLACLTAGLAAVMWTCPSALAITPPVVDPGAKPPDGAPGPVQPIERRAECSASAIMPGTDPAVTTPNQTMLNLPAAWRLSRGEGQVVAIIDTGVRPGPRLPNVDPGGDYLETTDGLTDCDGHGTLVAGIVAGQPGDDGFSGVAPAARVLALRAASGKFMPKMPGGDPTLAQASADVAAMARAIVHAADRGARVIAISTVTCLPADRGVDQTQLGAAIRYAAVDKDAVIVAAAGNTGATGSLGGTTCESNPLTDLSRPDDPRNWSGVTSVSIPSWWQPYVLSVASLTPEAQPSKFTMAGPWVGIAAPGENIVSVSNRDDGGLANALPNEKQQLIPLNGTSYAAGYVAGVAALVRSKYPQLTATQVMQRITATAHKGARAPSNVVGAGTVDPVAALTWELPATSDAQAPAVKQLSAPPEPAPKDPTPRIVAFAGTAVLALAVAVVAAIAARRRKEPTP
- a CDS encoding TetR family transcriptional regulator; translation: MAATTSTTKPDSPRSGMRENQRLQTRARVFEATVAEIGRSGLAGADVAAIAAAAGVSRGTFYFHFPTKEHVLVELERAEETNIVASLEKAKPGDLMSLLTLLVRHVLAAERRLGPVVFRDMLGLHFSATRPVEDELVEHPLAEFLIAAIADAQAAGRVSQHADAAELAVIFLTGLFALLATGRAAPRKRNALLDRYVETIVQGIED
- the eccD gene encoding type VII secretion integral membrane protein EccD yields the protein MSSAVMPIVRVAVLAESRLTEMALPAELPLREILPAVQRLVAPDGDADAAATPTRLSLAPIGGAPFSLDASLDTVGVVDGDLLALQPVPTGPAAPGIVEDIADAAVIFSASRFKPWGITHIQRGALAAVIVAILAATGLAVTHRVVTKAPVGLFALGAIAVLTALAGLVSRARSPRTGVALSIAALVPIAAVLALAVPGAFGPAQVMLGAAGVAAWSLISLILPARERERAVGPFTATTVLGIAVLLAAGAELLWQLPLLSIGCGLIVVALLVTVEAAQLSALCARFPLPVIPAPGDPTPSAPSVHLLEDLPRRVRISDAHQSGFIAAAVLISVLGSVAIALHPEAVPVLGWYVVAATAAATALRARVWDSAACKAWLLAEPYLVSSVLLALYTATGRYVPALSAAGVLAALVLVLVVVALNPPIASPDSYSLPLRRLVSFAASGLDGSLIPVMAYLVGLFGWVLNR
- a CDS encoding cytochrome P450, giving the protein MPAVLAEAAEFFGPTALQDPYPLYARMHAAGPVHRVGESEFYLVAGWDAVLEVLARVDDFSSNLTATMVYGDDGTASPFTMAPLGDPSHALATADDPVHALHRKLLIPHLAAKRLRAIESFVAETADRLWAENARCGRIEWMSSIANRLPMMVVARLIGVPAEDVDRLTQWAYATTTLLDGVVAAEQLGAATAAAMELGGYVVEHFEKASTQPPQTLLSDLASRCAAGDLEQLPALGIMLTLFSAGGESTASLLGSAAWILASRADIQRQVRDRPALLEPFIEEVLRYEPPFRGHYRHVRRDTTLAGFALPADAHLLLLWGAANRDPAQFDGPDEFRLDRPATKNHLAFGKGVHFCVGAALARLEARVVLANLLKRTTWIEVDDVGEWLPSILVRRLRHLCLIAY